In one window of Limnohabitans sp. MORI2 DNA:
- a CDS encoding branched-chain amino acid ABC transporter permease, whose amino-acid sequence MLTLLFDGIAYGMLLFILAVGLSVTMGLMNFINLAHGAFAMVGGYITVVLMQRLDVPFLLCLPLAFAGAAALGAVLEGTVYRPMYRKPHLDQVLFSIGLAFMAVAAVDYFMGSQQQIMQLPEWLRGRTELWDGALGMGHYRLFIIAVCAVLTVALQYVLTRTRFGSRLRASVDDSRVAAGLGIPVNQVFALTFAVGSGLAGLGGALGAEVLGLDPTFPLKFMVYFLIVVAVGGTSSITGPLLAALLLGVADVAGKYYVPKLGAFIVYALMIAILIWRPQGLFVRKGGK is encoded by the coding sequence ATGCTGACCTTGCTTTTTGACGGCATCGCCTACGGCATGCTGCTCTTCATCCTGGCCGTGGGCCTGTCGGTGACCATGGGCCTGATGAACTTCATCAACCTGGCCCACGGCGCTTTTGCCATGGTGGGGGGTTACATCACGGTGGTGCTGATGCAGCGCTTGGATGTGCCGTTCCTTTTGTGCCTGCCATTGGCTTTTGCCGGTGCGGCCGCGCTGGGCGCGGTGCTGGAGGGCACGGTGTACCGGCCCATGTACCGCAAGCCGCATCTGGACCAGGTGTTGTTCTCGATCGGCCTGGCCTTCATGGCCGTGGCGGCGGTCGACTATTTCATGGGCTCGCAGCAGCAGATCATGCAGCTGCCCGAATGGTTGCGGGGGCGCACTGAATTGTGGGATGGTGCCCTGGGGATGGGCCACTACCGCCTGTTCATCATCGCCGTGTGCGCGGTGCTGACGGTGGCGCTGCAATACGTGCTCACCCGCACGCGCTTTGGCAGCCGCCTGCGCGCCAGCGTGGACGACAGCCGCGTGGCCGCGGGCCTGGGCATCCCGGTCAACCAGGTGTTCGCTCTGACCTTTGCGGTGGGCTCGGGCTTGGCGGGCCTGGGCGGCGCATTGGGTGCCGAAGTGCTGGGGCTGGACCCGACTTTTCCGCTCAAGTTCATGGTTTACTTTTTGATCGTGGTCGCCGTGGGCGGCACCTCGTCCATCACCGGCCCGCTGCTGGCCGCACTGCTGCTGGGCGTGGCCGATGTGGCGGGTAAATATTACGTGCCCAAGCTGGGCGCTTTCATTGTGTATGCGCTGATGATCGCCATTCTGATCTGGCGGCCGCAAGGCCTGTTTGTGCGCAAGGGGGGCAAGTGA
- a CDS encoding alpha/beta hydrolase: protein MTPAKPTLVLVPGLMCDASSWGAVPSGLPDWHVQVVDHGRADSLVQMAEQLLSRAPVRFALAGHSMGGRVALEVMRIAPERVTHVGLFDTGHLPKPAGEAGDEEVRKRMALLAIARSQGVRAMASEWVKGMVAPQRLNDRPLIDAILDMFERKDADIFEKQLHALIHRPDATTVLQTVKVPTLVLCGALDAWSPPIQHQAIADCIPARPAIVSVPDGGHMVMQEQPEAVLAAMRQWLALPSSVSQGASC from the coding sequence ATGACCCCTGCCAAGCCCACGCTCGTGCTGGTGCCGGGCCTGATGTGTGACGCCTCATCTTGGGGCGCTGTGCCATCGGGCCTGCCCGACTGGCATGTCCAGGTGGTGGACCATGGCCGTGCCGACAGCCTGGTGCAGATGGCCGAGCAGTTGCTGTCGCGAGCGCCTGTGCGCTTTGCGCTGGCAGGCCACTCTATGGGTGGGCGCGTGGCGCTTGAAGTCATGCGCATCGCGCCCGAGCGGGTGACGCACGTAGGCCTGTTCGACACCGGTCACCTGCCCAAACCGGCCGGTGAGGCCGGTGACGAAGAGGTGCGCAAGCGCATGGCCTTGCTGGCAATCGCCCGCTCGCAGGGGGTGCGCGCCATGGCCAGCGAGTGGGTCAAAGGCATGGTTGCGCCACAGCGCCTGAACGACCGGCCCCTGATCGACGCGATCCTGGACATGTTCGAGCGCAAAGATGCCGACATTTTCGAAAAACAACTGCACGCCTTGATCCATCGGCCCGATGCCACCACCGTGCTTCAAACGGTGAAGGTGCCCACGCTGGTGCTGTGTGGTGCGCTCGATGCCTGGTCGCCACCCATCCAGCACCAAGCTATCGCTGATTGCATTCCCGCGCGACCGGCCATCGTCTCGGTGCCTGATGGCGGCCACATGGTCATGCAGGAGCAGCCCGAGGCGGTGCTGGCCGCCATGCGCCAGTGGCTGGCTCTGCCATCGTCAGTCTCTCAAGGAGCGTCATGCTGA